One window from the genome of Candidatus Synechococcus calcipolaris G9 encodes:
- a CDS encoding glycosyltransferase family 4 protein, whose protein sequence is MKILYVAPQNPADINVFSGISFYIYKSFIELGHQVICCDIPDFFASKYGGLKHRFYSRVHNKQYFTDADPVVNTVWKYSLNQKLKSLNVDYDLVFSWHPWAGLLVKTNKPYVFWYDSTFELSLGHYYTKFCDYSVEQSLALDRKALERCSFAIYSSEWAATSAMKTLGAQSYKVFSIPFGANLDHIPTPTEVEQAIHRRIQRQQHKEIKLLFIGRDWQRKDGQTALDVLSLLNTQGYKPHLTIVGCEPRISDSMQDMVTIYPFLDKNHPADRTRISNLYLDSDFFIMTSFAESYGIVYCEALAHGCPCLATNIGGIGTIVSNEKTGYLFERRDDLPHQIMQRITQCCQSPENYQKLAQSCYQAYWDSFNWSTAAQKLNPLLEKAIADFKAR, encoded by the coding sequence ATGAAAATACTCTATGTTGCTCCTCAAAATCCAGCGGATATCAATGTTTTCTCAGGTATATCGTTTTATATTTATAAATCTTTTATTGAGTTAGGTCACCAGGTTATTTGCTGCGACATACCGGATTTTTTTGCCTCCAAATACGGTGGATTAAAGCATCGATTTTATTCTAGAGTGCATAACAAGCAGTATTTTACAGATGCCGATCCAGTTGTGAACACAGTCTGGAAGTACTCCTTAAATCAAAAGCTCAAATCTCTGAACGTAGATTATGACTTAGTATTTTCCTGGCATCCCTGGGCAGGTCTACTGGTGAAAACAAATAAGCCCTACGTATTTTGGTATGATTCTACATTTGAGTTGAGTCTCGGTCATTACTATACAAAATTTTGTGATTATAGTGTAGAGCAGTCATTAGCACTGGATAGAAAAGCATTAGAACGATGTTCCTTTGCCATTTATAGCTCGGAATGGGCTGCTACGTCAGCGATGAAAACCTTAGGTGCTCAGTCCTATAAGGTATTTAGTATTCCCTTTGGTGCAAACTTAGATCATATTCCTACTCCCACAGAAGTGGAACAAGCCATTCATCGGCGCATTCAAAGGCAGCAACACAAAGAAATCAAGTTACTCTTTATTGGCCGTGATTGGCAACGCAAGGATGGCCAAACCGCCTTAGATGTCCTATCTCTATTAAATACTCAGGGATATAAACCCCATTTGACCATTGTGGGGTGTGAACCGAGGATTTCTGATTCCATGCAAGACATGGTTACGATTTATCCTTTTTTAGATAAGAATCATCCTGCGGATAGGACTCGCATATCAAATCTTTATCTGGATAGTGATTTTTTCATCATGACCTCCTTTGCCGAATCCTATGGCATTGTTTACTGTGAAGCATTAGCCCATGGCTGTCCATGCCTAGCAACAAACATTGGCGGAATTGGCACAATTGTGTCTAATGAAAAGACAGGGTATTTATTTGAAAGACGGGATGATCTACCTCACCAAATCATGCAAAGAATAACTCAATGCTGCCAGTCTCCTGAAAATTACCAAAAATTAGCGCAGTCCTGTTATCAAGCCTATTGGGATTCGTTTAATTGGTCTACGGCTGCCCAGAAACTCAATCCCCTCTTAGAAAAGGCGATCGCTGATTTTAAGGCCAGGTAA
- a CDS encoding glycosyltransferase yields MKIVLTGILGGRGGIQKHLYWLTQVLAEANHQVLVLSNNDISRDNLNFKTHFHDQIQIHCFETQNSLDMPVPQRWWIKGKQFQKLIQIVDKFAPDIYYSIGTSWKFNLIPLFLRHRIPRIYHEVLSGDPSGRYDSRWLVQWFYDELIGQTPTTTKSFISSFNWQKKSRSMAIFPEPLELTATIPDAQPKKIPMGTARAAYFSRLNPEKRAFSLVKHWHLLEDVLAELHIYGDGPDEQPIRDFIDEQGIGDRVKCFGAYSGGQSYADRLLSYDLTVLPTVGSEGAPIVLLESMACGVPFVAYGAGGIPHYGENNPNVIVVPLERDTAKAHQAYLNALNSPHFKDKLEDIGLLANRVEQTSTEELLPFIVSVREMVHRLATHQINCRELQKYYHDHYSYESLKKQWLDFFDEYQTEHQV; encoded by the coding sequence ATGAAAATAGTTCTTACGGGAATATTAGGGGGACGGGGAGGGATTCAAAAGCATCTCTATTGGTTAACTCAGGTGTTAGCTGAAGCTAATCATCAGGTTTTGGTGCTTTCCAATAATGATATTTCCAGGGATAATTTGAATTTCAAGACCCACTTTCACGATCAGATTCAAATTCATTGTTTTGAAACCCAGAATTCACTAGATATGCCTGTCCCTCAACGATGGTGGATCAAGGGAAAACAATTTCAAAAGTTAATCCAGATCGTAGACAAATTTGCCCCTGATATTTATTACAGTATAGGCACAAGCTGGAAATTTAATTTAATTCCACTGTTTTTGAGGCACAGAATACCCCGCATCTACCATGAAGTTCTCTCAGGGGATCCAAGTGGTAGGTATGATTCTCGCTGGCTAGTACAGTGGTTCTATGACGAACTCATTGGTCAAACACCAACAACAACTAAAAGTTTTATTAGCTCATTTAACTGGCAGAAAAAAAGTCGATCCATGGCGATCTTTCCTGAACCGTTAGAGTTAACTGCCACTATTCCTGATGCCCAACCTAAAAAGATTCCCATGGGAACAGCAAGGGCAGCCTACTTTAGCCGTCTTAATCCTGAAAAACGTGCCTTTTCCCTCGTTAAGCATTGGCATCTCCTAGAGGATGTATTGGCAGAACTCCATATTTATGGTGATGGCCCCGATGAACAACCCATACGTGATTTTATTGACGAACAAGGTATTGGCGATCGGGTGAAATGCTTTGGGGCCTATTCCGGTGGACAATCCTATGCGGATCGCCTACTGAGTTATGACTTAACTGTACTTCCTACGGTGGGTTCAGAAGGTGCCCCCATTGTCTTGCTCGAATCCATGGCCTGTGGTGTTCCCTTTGTTGCCTATGGTGCAGGTGGGATTCCCCACTATGGTGAAAATAATCCTAATGTGATTGTTGTTCCCCTAGAACGGGATACTGCAAAGGCTCATCAAGCCTATCTAAACGCCCTAAACTCACCTCATTTCAAGGATAAATTGGAAGATATAGGATTACTTGCCAACAGAGTTGAGCAAACATCCACCGAGGAACTATTACCCTTTATTGTTAGTGTTCGAGAAATGGTGCATAGACTAGCTACTCATCAAATCAATTGTCGAGAACTGCAAAAGTATTATCACGACCATTACTCCTATGAATCATTGAAAAAGCAATGGCTAGATTTTTTTGACGAATATCAAACTGAACATCAAGTTTAA
- a CDS encoding glycosyltransferase yields the protein MTSTTILLVLAITSGLIWFGLITLRGQFWRSDQELPTLEINLETWPSMAIVIPARNEATVISESLGSLLQQNYPGSLSIILVDDQSDDGTATKAKETAIELERSDQLQILAGSPLPPGWSGKLWALSQGIDAAQTHNPDYILLTDADIAHSPNNLRQLVCHAETNQLAMVSLMVKLRCKSFWEKLLIPAFIFFFEKLYPFRWVNNPKRKTAAAAGGCILIRQDALEAIGGISCIREALIDDCALATAIKSQGYPIWLGLSSTTYSLRAYDTLETIWTMVARTAYTQLHYSPWLLMGTVLAMTLVYLVPPVALVIGFLIHSQQLMIIAGVTWMLMAIAYIPTLRRYGLPPAMAGVLPAVALMYTAMTIDSARRHWQGQGGAWKGRVYL from the coding sequence ATGACTAGCACCACCATTCTCTTGGTATTGGCCATCACCTCTGGTCTCATTTGGTTCGGTTTAATCACGCTGCGGGGACAGTTTTGGCGCAGTGACCAAGAATTACCTACCCTAGAAATCAACCTAGAAACTTGGCCCAGCATGGCGATCGTTATTCCAGCCCGCAATGAAGCCACCGTCATTTCCGAATCCCTAGGCTCCTTACTTCAGCAAAATTATCCCGGTTCCCTCTCGATTATCTTAGTCGATGATCAAAGTGATGACGGCACAGCGACCAAGGCCAAAGAGACAGCTATTGAGTTAGAACGCTCAGATCAATTGCAGATTCTAGCAGGCTCTCCCTTACCCCCAGGATGGTCCGGAAAACTGTGGGCCCTGTCCCAGGGGATTGATGCAGCCCAAACCCATAACCCCGACTATATTCTTCTCACCGATGCGGATATTGCCCATAGCCCTAATAATTTACGCCAGTTAGTCTGCCACGCAGAAACCAACCAATTGGCAATGGTCTCCTTAATGGTGAAACTACGGTGTAAAAGCTTCTGGGAAAAGCTGTTAATTCCCGCCTTTATCTTTTTCTTTGAGAAGCTCTATCCCTTTCGTTGGGTCAATAATCCTAAACGGAAAACCGCAGCGGCAGCAGGAGGGTGTATTCTGATACGCCAAGATGCCCTAGAAGCCATTGGCGGCATTAGCTGTATTCGGGAGGCCCTAATTGATGATTGTGCCTTGGCAACAGCGATCAAGAGCCAGGGCTATCCCATTTGGTTGGGGTTAAGTTCTACCACCTACAGTCTGCGGGCCTATGACACCCTTGAGACCATTTGGACAATGGTGGCCCGCACCGCCTATACTCAATTACATTATTCCCCGTGGTTACTGATGGGTACGGTTTTGGCTATGACGTTGGTGTATTTGGTTCCACCAGTTGCTTTGGTGATCGGCTTCTTGATCCATTCGCAACAGTTAATGATCATTGCTGGGGTAACGTGGATGTTAATGGCGATCGCCTATATTCCCACCCTACGCCGGTATGGACTGCCTCCTGCAATGGCCGGAGTTTTACCTGCGGTGGCATTGATGTATACAGCCATGACAATTGACTCAGCCCGGCGACATTGGCAAGGGCAAGGGGGTGCTTGGAAAGGGCGAGTTTATTTATGA
- the rsgA gene encoding small ribosomal subunit biogenesis GTPase RsgA, giving the protein MPCTLNVAPLFYEIEINVMAATESGLACPTWLGTVLAVQANFYRVRLASAMAPRPELLCVRRSRLKKMGQQVMVGDQVQVDGPDWQGGRGAIAQVLPRQSELLRPAVANADQILLVFALADPEPDTHQINRFLITAEETGFRLIIALSKADLVTPEQRNRWQSRLEDWGYRALILSVPQSLGWQDLRTLLADHLTVICGPSGVGKSSLIQYLMPDESLRIGTVSERWGRGKHTTRHVELFALTEGGLLADTPGFNQPNLPKSPQTLATCFPEIRQRLTLGTCHFQDCYHHHEPGCIVRGDWPRYPFYLDCLETIQGQPLASDPSLQSAEPNVKLKSGSGGKLTSEPLLDTKKYRRRSRREQHQRLMDWQEREEEIYD; this is encoded by the coding sequence ATGCCCTGCACGTTGAACGTTGCGCCCCTATTCTATGAGATTGAGATCAACGTGATGGCGGCCACAGAATCCGGTTTAGCCTGCCCAACCTGGCTGGGAACGGTTTTAGCCGTCCAGGCAAATTTTTATCGCGTGCGTTTAGCGTCTGCCATGGCTCCTCGACCCGAGTTACTGTGTGTACGGCGATCGCGGCTGAAAAAAATGGGTCAACAGGTGATGGTAGGCGATCAGGTGCAAGTGGATGGCCCTGATTGGCAAGGCGGACGGGGGGCGATCGCCCAGGTATTGCCCCGCCAGAGTGAACTCCTGCGACCGGCAGTGGCGAATGCGGATCAAATCCTTCTGGTTTTTGCCCTTGCGGATCCCGAACCGGATACCCACCAAATAAATCGCTTTTTAATTACAGCCGAGGAAACTGGATTTCGTCTCATTATTGCCTTGAGTAAAGCAGACTTAGTTACTCCAGAACAACGAAACAGATGGCAAAGCCGATTAGAAGACTGGGGGTATCGTGCCCTCATTTTAAGTGTGCCTCAGTCCTTAGGGTGGCAAGATCTACGAACACTCCTAGCGGATCATTTAACGGTTATTTGCGGCCCCTCTGGTGTCGGCAAAAGTAGCTTGATTCAGTATTTAATGCCGGATGAATCCCTACGGATTGGTACCGTTTCCGAGCGTTGGGGTCGGGGCAAACACACCACCCGCCATGTGGAACTATTTGCATTGACAGAAGGAGGACTGTTGGCGGATACCCCTGGATTTAACCAGCCCAACCTACCCAAGTCGCCCCAGACCCTAGCAACCTGCTTCCCCGAAATTCGCCAGCGGCTTACCCTAGGGACGTGCCATTTTCAAGATTGCTACCACCATCATGAACCCGGTTGTATTGTCCGTGGAGATTGGCCCCGCTATCCCTTTTATTTAGACTGTCTAGAGACCATCCAAGGACAACCCCTTGCCTCAGACCCGTCCCTGCAATCGGCGGAACCTAACGTCAAGCTCAAATCAGGTTCTGGGGGAAAACTGACTTCTGAGCCCCTCCTCGATACGAAAAAGTATCGTCGGCGATCGCGGCGAGAGCAGCACCAACGGCTGATGGATTGGCAGGAGCGAGAAGAAGAAATCTATGACTAG
- a CDS encoding sulfurtransferase TusA family protein yields the protein MTPMAEPEPETLDLRGTPCPLNFVRTKLRLEQLPPAQPLEVWLDPGEPIEQVPDSLRMAGYRVLSVESQGSFYALHVERCAPIL from the coding sequence ATGACCCCCATGGCTGAGCCAGAACCAGAAACCCTGGATTTGCGGGGAACCCCTTGTCCCCTAAATTTTGTGCGGACTAAGTTACGTCTGGAGCAACTGCCCCCAGCCCAGCCCCTAGAGGTATGGCTTGATCCTGGTGAACCCATTGAACAGGTTCCCGATAGTTTACGCATGGCAGGTTATCGCGTGTTGTCCGTTGAATCCCAGGGGAGTTTTTATGCCCTGCACGTTGAACGTTGCGCCCCTATTCTATGA
- the dnaJ gene encoding molecular chaperone DnaJ encodes MARDYYEVLGVSRSADGEELKRAYRRLARKYHPDVNKEAGAEETFKEINRAYEVLSDSQARAQYDRFGEAGVSGAAGAGGFATDFGDMGGFADIFETFFGGFGGGMGTQTTRRRPGPTRGDDLRYDLRLEFREAIFGGEKEIKLTHLETCQTCKGTGAKPGTKPVTCSTCNGVGQVRRSTRTPFGSFTQLSSCPTCGGSGMIIEDRCESCGGQGQSQINKKLKITIPAGVDTGTRLRVSSEGDAGQRGGPSGDLYVYLFVEEDAEFKRDGNNILSTLKISYLQAILGCRLMVSTVDGEEELTIPPGTQPGTVLTLESHGVPRVGNPVARGDHLITVNVDIPTKVSNEERELLEKLAKIRGDRLGKGGLENFLGGLFGG; translated from the coding sequence ATGGCCCGTGATTACTATGAAGTCCTTGGCGTTTCTCGCTCCGCCGATGGGGAAGAACTCAAACGGGCGTATCGCCGTTTAGCACGGAAATATCACCCCGACGTGAATAAAGAAGCCGGGGCAGAGGAAACGTTCAAAGAAATTAATCGCGCCTACGAGGTGCTCTCCGATAGTCAAGCTCGGGCCCAATACGATCGCTTTGGCGAGGCGGGAGTCAGTGGAGCCGCAGGGGCGGGTGGTTTTGCCACGGACTTTGGAGATATGGGGGGCTTTGCCGATATTTTTGAAACCTTTTTTGGTGGCTTTGGCGGTGGCATGGGAACCCAAACAACCCGTCGTCGCCCTGGGCCAACCCGTGGGGATGATCTCCGCTATGATCTGCGCCTAGAATTTCGAGAAGCGATTTTTGGTGGTGAAAAAGAAATTAAGCTCACCCACCTAGAGACCTGCCAAACCTGTAAGGGAACGGGGGCTAAGCCAGGCACTAAACCCGTCACCTGTAGTACCTGTAACGGCGTGGGGCAGGTGCGGCGATCCACCCGGACTCCCTTTGGTAGCTTTACCCAATTGTCGAGTTGTCCCACCTGTGGCGGTAGCGGCATGATCATTGAAGATCGCTGTGAATCCTGTGGCGGTCAAGGACAATCCCAGATCAATAAAAAGCTGAAAATTACGATTCCAGCGGGGGTGGATACGGGAACGCGGCTGCGAGTTTCCAGTGAAGGGGATGCGGGTCAGCGGGGGGGCCCCTCTGGCGATTTGTATGTTTATCTTTTTGTTGAGGAGGATGCTGAATTTAAGCGGGATGGCAATAATATCCTCTCCACCCTAAAGATTAGCTATCTCCAAGCCATTTTAGGCTGCCGTCTCATGGTGAGTACGGTGGACGGCGAAGAAGAACTAACCATTCCCCCAGGAACCCAACCGGGTACGGTTCTAACCCTTGAAAGTCATGGTGTACCTCGGGTCGGCAATCCAGTGGCGCGGGGGGATCATCTGATTACGGTCAATGTTGATATTCCCACCAAAGTCAGTAACGAAGAACGGGAACTCCTAGAAAAACTAGCCAAGATTCGCGGCGATCGCCTGGGTAAGGGGGGGCTGGAAAACTTTTTAGGGGGCTTGTTTGGCGGATGA
- the dnaK gene encoding molecular chaperone DnaK, with the protein MGKVIGIDLGTTNSCVAVLEGGNAVVIPSAEGGRTTPSIVAFGKSGERLVGQLAKRQAVTNAENTVFSIKRFIGRRWEETSEERSRVSYNCAQGRDGTVDVQVRDRTYTTQEISAMVLQKLKQDAEAYLGEGVNQAVITVPAYFSDAQRQATKDAGAIAGLEVMRIINEPTAASLAYGIDKQDQDQVILVFDLGGGTFDVSILQLGDGVFEVRSTAGNNHLGGDNFDECILDWLLGTFQEQEGIDLSKDKMALQRLREASEKAKVELSGTLSTSINLPFITADETGPKHLEIDLTRNKFEELVSHLVQATIDPMNQALADCGLSVEEIDRVLLVGGSTRIPAIQEAVKSFCSKPPDRSINPDEAVALGAAIQGGILGKETTVKDLLLLDVTPLSLGIETLGGVFSKIIDRNTTLPTSKTQSFSTASDGQTVVEVSVYQGERPLAQDNKELARFELTGIPPAARGVPQIDVTFDIDANGILNVSAVDRGTGRQQSIQITNRGSLSSLEIERMRQEAQIYAQDDQIKREVAELRNQADSLLYSYESNLKQNIPSLPAALRDKIERIVAEMQYAMTDETITPDGMRQKMDALQQALISVGTAVYQQTAGGSIGGTNVGVGTMGPSSQATQILDNDATVISDNDGTVVTDYEAVD; encoded by the coding sequence ATGGGTAAAGTTATTGGCATTGATCTCGGAACAACCAACAGTTGCGTCGCTGTCTTGGAAGGGGGGAACGCGGTTGTAATCCCCAGTGCAGAGGGCGGCCGCACTACTCCTAGCATTGTTGCCTTTGGTAAGTCCGGTGAGCGTCTCGTTGGCCAACTGGCGAAGCGGCAAGCCGTCACCAATGCCGAAAATACCGTCTTTAGTATTAAGCGGTTCATTGGTCGTCGCTGGGAAGAAACCTCCGAGGAACGGTCAAGGGTCTCCTATAACTGTGCCCAAGGGCGAGATGGCACTGTAGATGTTCAGGTTCGCGATCGCACCTATACGACCCAAGAAATTTCTGCCATGGTTTTGCAAAAACTCAAGCAGGATGCAGAGGCCTATCTAGGGGAAGGGGTCAATCAGGCTGTGATCACCGTCCCCGCCTATTTTAGTGATGCCCAGCGGCAAGCCACCAAAGATGCCGGGGCGATCGCCGGACTTGAAGTCATGCGGATCATTAACGAACCCACGGCCGCATCCCTAGCCTACGGCATTGATAAACAGGATCAAGACCAAGTTATTCTCGTGTTTGACCTAGGGGGCGGCACCTTTGATGTGTCAATTCTCCAACTTGGGGATGGGGTCTTTGAGGTTCGCTCCACCGCCGGCAACAATCATCTGGGCGGAGATAATTTTGATGAGTGCATCCTCGATTGGTTACTTGGCACCTTCCAGGAACAGGAAGGGATTGACCTATCTAAGGATAAAATGGCCCTCCAGCGATTGCGGGAAGCCTCCGAAAAAGCCAAGGTTGAGCTTTCCGGAACCTTAAGCACCTCCATTAACTTACCCTTCATCACCGCCGATGAAACGGGCCCCAAGCACCTAGAAATTGATCTCACTCGGAATAAATTTGAAGAATTGGTGAGTCACCTCGTCCAAGCCACCATTGATCCGATGAACCAGGCTCTCGCTGACTGCGGCCTATCCGTCGAGGAAATTGATCGGGTTTTACTAGTGGGGGGATCCACCCGCATTCCCGCCATTCAGGAGGCCGTCAAATCCTTCTGTAGCAAGCCCCCCGATCGCTCCATTAACCCCGATGAAGCCGTGGCCTTAGGAGCCGCCATCCAGGGCGGTATTCTCGGCAAAGAAACCACGGTGAAGGATCTGCTTCTGTTGGATGTCACACCCCTATCCTTAGGTATTGAAACCCTCGGGGGGGTTTTCTCCAAGATCATCGATCGCAATACCACCTTGCCCACTAGCAAAACCCAAAGCTTTTCCACCGCCTCCGATGGTCAAACCGTTGTCGAAGTTTCCGTCTATCAGGGGGAGCGGCCCCTAGCCCAAGACAATAAGGAACTGGCCCGCTTTGAACTCACGGGCATTCCCCCCGCCGCCCGCGGTGTCCCCCAAATCGATGTCACCTTTGATATTGATGCCAATGGTATCTTGAATGTATCGGCGGTAGATCGGGGCACGGGACGACAACAAAGTATCCAAATTACCAATCGAGGTAGCCTCAGTAGCCTAGAAATTGAGCGAATGCGTCAAGAGGCTCAAATCTATGCCCAGGATGATCAAATCAAGCGGGAGGTGGCCGAGCTACGGAATCAAGCCGATAGCCTCCTTTACAGTTACGAATCAAATCTGAAGCAAAACATTCCATCCTTGCCGGCTGCCCTGCGGGATAAAATTGAGCGCATCGTGGCAGAAATGCAGTATGCCATGACCGATGAGACGATTACTCCCGATGGTATGCGTCAGAAAATGGATGCTCTGCAACAGGCTCTAATCAGTGTGGGAACGGCGGTGTATCAACAAACCGCTGGGGGTTCCATTGGCGGAACCAATGTGGGGGTGGGAACCATGGGGCCCAGTAGCCAGGCGACCCAAATTTTAGACAACGATGCCACGGTGATCAGCGATAATGATGGTACTGTCGTTACAGATTATGAAGCCGTTGATTAA
- the grpE gene encoding nucleotide exchange factor GrpE yields the protein MSEEVTATHPNLETQDNDQDKDLAVEQSHGDGQPQDSAQPIENSDLPEDQFPEEPPEVSNVANAETDSSPEADPGLQEHLTVLEREQENLKQQVEERTGQYVRLAADFENYRKRTQREKDDLELQIKCATISELLPVVDSFELARTHIQTQTEAEEKIHRSYQGVYKQLVDCLKRVGVSPMRPEGKPFDPNLHEAVLRQPTADQPEGTVLEELKRGYLLGERVLRHAMVKVAAPPEDDEADATPTPSHDSSEV from the coding sequence ATGAGTGAAGAAGTCACTGCTACCCACCCCAATCTCGAAACGCAAGATAATGATCAGGATAAAGATTTGGCTGTAGAACAAAGCCACGGCGATGGGCAACCTCAAGATTCTGCTCAACCTATTGAAAATAGCGATCTCCCTGAGGATCAGTTCCCCGAAGAGCCACCTGAGGTATCAAATGTAGCGAATGCAGAAACAGATAGTTCGCCAGAGGCGGATCCTGGCCTCCAGGAACATCTTACGGTACTAGAGCGGGAACAGGAAAACCTGAAACAGCAAGTAGAAGAACGAACGGGCCAATATGTTCGCCTTGCCGCTGATTTTGAAAATTATCGCAAACGCACCCAACGGGAAAAAGACGATCTGGAGTTGCAAATTAAATGCGCCACCATTTCCGAACTCCTGCCGGTGGTGGATAGCTTTGAACTAGCCCGTACCCATATTCAGACCCAAACCGAGGCGGAAGAAAAAATTCATCGCAGTTATCAAGGGGTCTATAAGCAACTTGTGGACTGTCTGAAGCGAGTGGGTGTTTCGCCCATGCGTCCCGAAGGCAAGCCCTTTGACCCCAATCTCCACGAAGCGGTTCTACGGCAACCAACGGCGGATCAACCCGAAGGAACCGTCCTGGAAGAATTAAAACGGGGCTATCTTTTGGGGGAACGGGTACTACGTCACGCCATGGTCAAAGTTGCTGCCCCGCCCGAAGATGATGAAGCCGATGCCACCCCTACCCCAAGCCATGACAGTAGTGAGGTCTAA
- a CDS encoding alpha/beta fold hydrolase — MDWTLPMSVLDGPWTHKFMVSNGVKLHYVTQGEGRLILFLHGFPEFWYSWRHQIPEFAKDHKVVALDLRGYNQSDKLPDPASYSLDELILDIEGVIQGLGYDRCYLVGHDWGGLVAWAMADAHPEMIAKLAILNCPHPAKFREGLFSPVQLLRSWYILGFQLPWLPEALLEWNDYGAIAQLFREGAVNQGAFTAADLDAYQNAAASRGALHAMVNYYRNLFQTLLVRDWPLLKVPTLMLWSEQDKTLGKELTYGTEDYVQDINIHYIPHCGHYIQQEQPHLVNQYLREFL, encoded by the coding sequence ATGGATTGGACGTTGCCCATGTCTGTGCTGGATGGCCCCTGGACCCATAAATTCATGGTGAGTAATGGTGTTAAATTGCACTATGTTACCCAAGGGGAAGGGCGATTAATTCTTTTTCTCCATGGGTTTCCAGAATTTTGGTATTCGTGGCGGCATCAAATTCCTGAATTTGCTAAGGATCATAAAGTTGTTGCTTTGGATCTGCGGGGCTATAACCAAAGTGATAAACTCCCGGATCCGGCGAGCTACAGCCTAGACGAATTAATTCTCGACATTGAGGGTGTCATCCAAGGCTTGGGCTACGATCGCTGCTACTTGGTTGGCCATGATTGGGGCGGTCTGGTGGCCTGGGCCATGGCCGATGCCCACCCAGAGATGATCGCTAAGTTGGCTATTCTCAACTGCCCCCATCCAGCAAAATTCCGCGAGGGGTTGTTCAGTCCAGTCCAGCTTTTGCGAAGTTGGTATATTTTGGGATTTCAACTGCCCTGGTTGCCCGAAGCCCTCCTAGAGTGGAATGATTACGGGGCGATCGCCCAGCTTTTTCGAGAAGGGGCCGTCAATCAAGGGGCCTTCACCGCTGCGGACCTCGATGCCTACCAAAATGCCGCCGCCAGTCGGGGGGCCCTCCATGCCATGGTCAATTACTACCGTAATTTGTTCCAAACCCTCTTGGTTCGGGATTGGCCGCTCCTGAAGGTGCCAACCCTGATGCTCTGGTCAGAACAGGATAAAACCCTGGGGAAGGAACTTACCTATGGCACGGAAGACTACGTTCAGGATATTAACATTCACTATATTCCCCATTGTGGCCACTATATTCAGCAGGAACAGCCTCACCTGGTGAATCAATATTTACGGGAATTTCTCTGA